One genomic window of Eggerthella timonensis includes the following:
- a CDS encoding ArsA family ATPase — translation MRIILYTGKGGVGKTCVAAATALHLAERGQRVLVASTDVAHSLGDAFDLPVGSAATPVAENLQALEIDPAVAGRAAWGGLQGYLRTLMTSHADAGIEADELLVFPGLEELFALLALLDIERGGAYDVLVVDCAPTGETLSLLKYPERLGAFIEDALPFKRKALKLGRPVLEGLMKMPMPDDALFDEVSALVDKLEALRALLVDDERVSLRVVTTAERIVVQEAKRAFSWLHLYGYNVDAVVANRLYPDEALAGYFERWTELQRASMREIEEGFSGVPVLRLMLRHGELRGLDGLREAAAELYDGVDPALVLARTETASIVQADGALELSLAVPFFDKRDLELHQDGDALVVALKNQRRRIALPDEARGLDVAGARYEDGRLVVRFEG, via the coding sequence ATGAGGATCATCCTGTACACCGGCAAGGGCGGCGTGGGCAAGACCTGCGTGGCCGCCGCCACGGCGCTGCATCTGGCCGAGCGCGGGCAGCGCGTGCTCGTCGCCAGCACCGACGTCGCGCACAGCCTGGGCGACGCGTTCGACCTGCCCGTCGGCAGCGCGGCGACGCCCGTGGCCGAGAACCTGCAGGCGCTCGAGATCGACCCGGCCGTCGCCGGCCGCGCCGCGTGGGGAGGCTTGCAGGGCTACCTGCGCACGCTCATGACGAGCCACGCCGACGCCGGCATCGAAGCCGACGAGCTGCTCGTGTTCCCGGGGCTCGAGGAGCTGTTCGCGCTGCTGGCCCTGCTCGACATCGAGCGCGGGGGCGCCTACGACGTGCTCGTCGTGGACTGCGCGCCCACGGGCGAGACGCTGTCGCTGCTCAAGTACCCCGAGCGCCTCGGCGCGTTCATCGAGGACGCGCTTCCGTTCAAGCGCAAGGCCCTCAAGCTGGGGCGGCCCGTCCTCGAGGGGCTCATGAAGATGCCGATGCCCGACGACGCGCTGTTCGACGAGGTGTCGGCGCTCGTGGACAAGCTGGAGGCGCTGCGCGCGCTGCTCGTCGACGACGAGCGCGTCAGCCTGCGCGTGGTCACCACGGCCGAGCGCATCGTGGTGCAGGAGGCGAAGCGCGCGTTCTCGTGGCTGCACCTGTACGGCTACAACGTGGACGCGGTCGTGGCCAACCGGCTGTACCCCGACGAGGCGCTGGCCGGCTACTTCGAGCGTTGGACCGAGCTGCAGCGCGCGTCGATGCGGGAGATCGAGGAGGGGTTCTCGGGCGTGCCCGTCCTGCGCCTCATGCTCCGCCACGGCGAGCTGCGCGGCCTCGACGGGCTTCGCGAGGCAGCCGCCGAGCTCTACGACGGCGTGGATCCCGCTCTCGTGCTCGCCCGCACCGAGACGGCGAGCATCGTGCAGGCCGACGGCGCGCTCGAGCTGTCCCTCGCGGTGCCGTTCTTCGACAAGCGCGATCTCGAGCTGCACCAAGACGGCGACGCGCTCGTCGTCGCGCTCAAGAACCAGCGCCGTCGCATCGCGCTGCCGGACGAGGCCCGCGGGCTGGACGTTGCAGGGGCCCGCTACGAGGACGGGCGCCTCGTCGTGAGGTTCGAGGGGTAA
- a CDS encoding prenyltransferase, producing MSAPVAYGRLTPRMAMQLAAPHTWPAAILPVLAAVAAAAVTAPAVSATMACVLLVICVLMQAAVNTFNDYYDYVKGADSADDNVDPTDAVLVYNNVNPRAALALAIGFLAAAFLLGAYVIWIAGWIPLALGAVGAVIVVLYSAGKTPISYLPIGELVSGFVMGGLIPLASYQALTGIFDLRALLWAVPTILGVGLIMFTNNTCDVEKDVESGRRTLSVLLGRERARALYHGVVYAWVVAIVALVAVFFTNGLVVMPFMLLASYPLLKALLGNPLAPAARIGAMAQVCSVNIALGAFYAAAILASAVTLTA from the coding sequence ATGAGCGCACCCGTCGCGTACGGAAGACTGACCCCCCGCATGGCCATGCAGCTGGCGGCGCCGCACACCTGGCCGGCCGCCATCCTGCCCGTGCTCGCGGCCGTCGCGGCCGCGGCCGTCACCGCGCCGGCGGTGTCGGCGACCATGGCGTGCGTGCTGCTGGTCATCTGCGTGCTCATGCAGGCGGCCGTCAACACGTTCAACGACTACTACGATTACGTGAAGGGAGCCGACTCGGCCGACGACAACGTGGATCCCACCGACGCCGTGCTCGTGTACAACAACGTGAACCCGCGCGCGGCGCTCGCGCTGGCGATCGGGTTCCTCGCGGCGGCGTTCCTGCTGGGCGCGTACGTGATCTGGATCGCCGGATGGATCCCGCTCGCGCTGGGCGCCGTTGGCGCCGTCATCGTGGTGCTGTACTCGGCGGGCAAGACGCCCATCTCCTACCTGCCCATCGGCGAGCTCGTCAGCGGGTTCGTGATGGGCGGCCTCATCCCGCTGGCAAGCTATCAGGCGCTCACGGGCATCTTCGACCTCCGCGCGCTGTTGTGGGCCGTGCCCACCATCCTCGGCGTGGGCCTCATCATGTTCACGAACAACACGTGCGACGTGGAGAAGGACGTGGAGTCGGGCCGCCGCACGCTGTCGGTGCTGCTGGGTCGCGAGCGGGCGCGGGCGCTCTACCACGGCGTCGTGTACGCGTGGGTGGTCGCCATCGTCGCGCTCGTGGCCGTGTTCTTCACGAACGGGCTCGTGGTGATGCCGTTCATGCTGCTGGCCTCCTATCCCCTGCTCAAGGCGCTTTTGGGGAATCCGCTGGCCCCGGCGGCCCGCATCGGCGCCATGGCGCAGGTGTGCAGCGTGAACATCGCGCTCGGCGCGTTCTACGCGGCGGCCATCCTGGCGAGCGCCGTCACGCTGACGGCGTAG
- a CDS encoding Mbeg1-like protein, with amino-acid sequence MRNIVTYMAEEQRTFAESPFNPVDSLVFATLAYFNYEAAPGIDLASGAGALLHDVVMLSDWSALTAHSWMEDAKDTEAFLHVLSASRRMRDVRASFYANERSDAVEKQFSAVTLTFPDADGQTAYLAFRGTDGSFAGWKEDFNLCFKEVIPSQCTAAAYLSGVASALPCPLVVGGHSKGGNLAEYAALVADDRAFDRLRGVFNHDGPSFLDDPSPRIDDERFCRLLHKTVPESSAFGMILERRADYRVVRSSAMSVFQHEPFTWQTEGDDFVYQDALNPSAVFFDEALDAWLRSKSPVERERFIDTIYDLFAATEAGTWSEFQEKLFANTRRMLGARSKLDAETKSFIWQTLGSLGGILKAETVKRFKPAPPTWLPRRRETYDPEKGTEA; translated from the coding sequence CAGCGCACCTTCGCGGAATCACCGTTTAACCCCGTGGACTCGCTCGTGTTCGCGACGCTCGCGTACTTCAACTACGAAGCGGCGCCCGGCATCGACCTCGCCTCGGGCGCGGGAGCGCTGCTGCACGACGTGGTGATGCTGTCCGACTGGAGCGCGCTCACGGCGCACAGCTGGATGGAGGACGCGAAGGACACCGAGGCGTTCCTGCACGTCCTGTCGGCAAGCCGCCGCATGCGCGACGTGCGCGCCTCGTTCTACGCCAACGAGCGCTCCGACGCGGTGGAGAAGCAGTTCTCGGCGGTCACGCTCACCTTCCCCGATGCCGACGGCCAGACGGCCTACCTCGCGTTCCGGGGCACCGACGGCAGCTTCGCCGGCTGGAAGGAGGATTTCAACCTCTGCTTCAAGGAGGTGATCCCCTCCCAGTGCACCGCGGCGGCCTACCTGTCGGGCGTGGCGTCGGCCCTGCCCTGCCCCCTCGTCGTGGGCGGCCACTCCAAAGGCGGCAACCTCGCCGAGTACGCGGCGCTCGTGGCCGACGACCGCGCCTTCGACCGTCTGCGGGGCGTGTTCAACCACGACGGCCCCTCGTTTCTGGACGACCCCTCGCCGCGCATCGACGACGAGCGGTTCTGCCGCCTCTTGCACAAGACCGTGCCCGAGTCCTCGGCGTTCGGCATGATCCTCGAGCGGCGCGCCGACTACCGCGTGGTGCGGTCATCGGCCATGTCGGTGTTCCAGCACGAGCCGTTCACCTGGCAGACCGAGGGCGACGACTTCGTGTACCAGGACGCGCTCAACCCTTCGGCGGTGTTCTTCGACGAGGCGCTCGACGCATGGCTGCGCAGCAAGTCGCCCGTCGAGCGAGAGCGGTTCATCGACACCATATACGACCTGTTCGCCGCAACCGAGGCGGGCACGTGGAGCGAGTTCCAAGAGAAGCTGTTCGCGAACACGCGGCGCATGCTGGGCGCGCGCTCGAAGCTGGACGCCGAGACGAAGAGCTTCATCTGGCAGACGCTCGGCTCGCTCGGCGGCATCCTGAAAGCCGAGACCGTCAAGCGCTTCAAACCCGCCCCGCCCACCTGGCTGCCGCGCCGACGCGAGACGTACGACCCCGAGAAAGGAACCGAAGCATGA